The Mycteria americana isolate JAX WOST 10 ecotype Jacksonville Zoo and Gardens chromosome 2, USCA_MyAme_1.0, whole genome shotgun sequence genome contains the following window.
AAGGTTTCACCACATggtagagtaaaaaaaaaaagtaacaaaaattcaGTATGTGACAAAAGGAACCACTCTTTTCCCAAACCTTTTATTTCTGTGAGATGCATGGTACCTGCTTACTTGcatggaaaagaacagaattaaagCCACACCTTAGGATCCAGGATCTTAGGGTAATGCAAACTGTTCATGCCCTAAGACACACACTTTACAACTTGAGTCAGTGCTATGGGCTACAAACCTAAGACACTGATGATGAGGTACTACAGTAGTAGGCCAATGCTTTGGTATAATAAGCCATTGTAAGTTAAGTATCAAAAGctaaactgcagaagaaaaacagggaagcCAACTGCAATATAGCACAACCAGCAGTAAATAACTGTACAACAGAGGTACGAAACTTCTGGAAACAGGTTTTGCACTGATACTGTAACAGGGATGAAAAACAAGAGTATACATTTTACTAGGATTTCACCTGCATGAAGCTGCAAGAGACAAAACAAACCTCAGGAAATTCATACAGCTTAGGTAAATTaaacagcaggacagagggaggtAGGATGAAAAAGGAAGATAACATTCtttaaatattcaggaaaaagaaacatttctaaatagGAAAGAACTCCTACATAAGAACATGTCACCTAACAGAGTCCAATACAGAAAATCCATGCCCTTTTGACACAATACTGCACTGTGACTTCAGAAGGAATGAAGAGTCCACAGGAAACAAAGGCCTGCTATGATTTTAAACTCTGAACACTGGATTTTGGATGAGTACAACTCTTAATTAATAAGGATAGTTAAAAAGAAAGGTAGCAGGAATGCTGATGATCCTCACCTCAAAGTCAGGGTTGCTAATAATagcttttcccaaagaaatgtAAGTGATGTGCAGGAACAATTCATACAGAATCATTTCAGGACCAGCAAGTGACTCCAGGATATTCTCCAACAGACTTGCCAGTTTTGATACTTCTAATAAAGACAGATTTGTACCTGCTGGTTCAAATAGCAACTGCGAATAACAGAAATTTGGCAGGCTGCTAATATACACATTTGATGGCAAATAATATATTGCGGCACAGTATCTGGAAGCAGTTGCTCTGAAGTCTCTGTTGACTCACAGAACAGTAGCAGAATTAATGAAGTTTTGGGCTGCCCACAGATACTTACGAGCCCGCTAACTATATTTAATTGCATCAGATGAAAGCGTTGTGTGTCACTCTAAAGATCAAAACCTAGAATCTAAGATCTTCAAACAAATAGGCTGGTGGGTTGTTTTAATCAGACACTGAAGAATGTAATAAACCATTTCATAAAAGTAGATCAAAGATATTGGATCAGTTGTTGCCAAACTATTTTTGGGACTGACTATTGATGACAACCAATCAAGAACACAGCCATCATAAAGTGATTTACTCAATTTAACTATGTAAGTTTTTGAGAATTTGATTTAAGAGCCAAAAAAAGGATGCAATGTATTTTTGTGTTAATGAGACACTTCTGGGGAAGAACTCCTGTTAAAAAAGGActgcaattttgaaaaaaaataataaaacttatAAAACCAGGTCAGAGAATAAATGGATGAAGTGTTAAAACAGGGAATAATAAAAACATTGCAAAGCCAACAGAGAAAGCAAGTAGTAATAGTAAAAACCAGGAAGagttacctatttttttttttttttaatatgtctacATGCACATAGCTGTGTTTGATCTTTTTTCTGTGTGGTAGTGAGCTCTTAGTGAGGATTGGCACCCACCTTGACTGCACCAAACAAAGAGTGGCAAGTTCCAAAGACAGCATCTTGTGAGTAAACAGTTTTCTCCAGTGCCTCTGACTCGGAAGAATGCGGGTTACCTTGGGCAGCTGCCACGTTCCAATGGATCATGGACTGCGTCCCTCAGCTTTATAGGAAGAAGTGGGAGGTGGTCATACATAAGTCATTGAGGATCACAAACATATCACTGAGCGAGAAAATTAGTTTGGCCATCTCATGAAGGTCTAGAAGGTGCACTGTCTTAGCACGGGAAGTGGTTGTATCTCCTGTAGGCACATGTTAACTATGGACTATCTATCTGTCTACCAGATGGATCACTTAAAGCTTATGGTCTATCGATAAAAGAGCAATTCTGAGTTAGAGAAAGAGTATGTCCTGTTACGGTGGCAGAATATGATGAAAACTATTAATAATCTCCTGAGATGACAATTCATCTTAcacctttcctttttgcagtgGAACATGACACTGggaattcaaatttaaaatattcaaatttaaaagtaTTCTTGAGGCATGACAAGGATGACTTTCCCACTATATCTATCTACTAGCTAAGTTGGTAATGGCAGAAGCTTTTACAACAAGCTTGAGAAAATCCACAAAATGGGTAAAAGCTTACTAggaattttctctgtctttcagggAAGTATATAGCATGCAGTTAGGAAGTGGCAGGCTGACAGACTCTAGATCTAAGAAGGAATGACTTGACAACATAGGGGTACCAAACTGGGATCAAGTACTCTGACAGAGTAGAAGAGCTggtgaactctttttttttttttttttctttccttcagagagGCAAGTTGGCACTGTTACTCAGTAAAAAATGACCAGTAAAGACATATGATACAACAAATTACAGAGTCTCCAAAACCATCTTTAAGCTGTCTGTTTacaataatttctgcatttttccattAATCTCTGCAACATAGTATTTCATGTACAGTATAAAAACAAATCAACCCCATATCAGGCATGCAATTCTGTCATTTCAATTTTATCTTTCAGTGGCTGAAGACTGTGTACCTCTGAGCTACATTTAGGACATGTAAAATACATATCAAATAAATAGTTACTTTTAATACAGTAGTAACAAAAAACATGTGAACAGCCTATGGTATGAGGCATGGTAGGCCATTCCCCACATAGCGAACATTCCTTGCAGTGAGCTGTTAAGGTGTTTTCACTATTGGAAAGACCTGCAATAGGCAAACACCAAGAAGAAATTTTAAGTTTTAGTTTCTGTACATTAATAAGCGGTAGCAGATAGATCAGAAATTCAGCAAAGCCATGCCATAAGAGCTCCCTGTTCATGTATTCAAATCCTACCTGACGAACACTTTGTGGCTTGCAAAAAACTGACCTAATTCCTAGAATACGTTCTGTAAGCGTTGCAAATGTTCCCTTCTgaagaaaaaccagaaaatttagCAGTTCACAAAATTTAAGAAGTCCAGCTCCAAAGTTAATACAACGCTTAATTTTGCAGAAAGATTGCAGTTGACGATTGCTAAATAAATCATAACATCTTTCTTCCAACCATCTTCCACCAACCGTGAAAATAAGATACCATAACTTCTGGTGTTTGCTCAGAGGTTGGTATTTCTCTGTCTGAGATAAGTTATTCTTGTATTGAATATTCAGAATAGCCTGTCCCACAGTTGCATTCTTGGAATAGATAGTGAATCTCCATAATATAAGccataaaaatgcttttacttctgGTTCAAAATGAGCAAACACCCCTGGTTTAAATCCATGAAAACAGCTAGTAAACTGGGACCACACTAGCTGTTCCAGGGCTTTGTTCAGTTCAAGAGCATCAAGTTGACTTATTCTGAGCACTGGATTCACACTCTTTTCATTTCCAATGCTGGAGGccatttcttcacaaaaaaaatttctaggaATAAACACAAACAGATTTTAGTATAATGGaacatttcctatttttattcttattaaagATAACAAAGTTGTAATATACCAGCAGTAaacaagaaataacaaaaaaggttCTTCAGAATGCTATACTAATATGCTACAAGTCTTTTCAGGAAGCTTTACGTTAACGGTATAAAATTTCATCACAAAAGAAGTTATATTGGACTATTTCTCACAAACAGTAACATTTGTATTTGGTTATAGAGAAGTGTTTAACACCTTCCAGATATTTAGAAAACTCCACAGATTTTTCactgtataaataataaaaaaaaatttctgggcATAACTGTAATATTCAATAGGATCTTTATAGGTCCAAAAAATAGAAGATCAGAAACAAGAATTGTAAGACTATGTGGTGTTTTATGGAGAAACAGGGAAAATGAACATACTAACTAAAATCTAGAAGAGAACAGTGGGGTGGATAGAAATTATTGCCATATGAATACTTCAGCAGCTTCAGCTGAAAGTAAAATCTTAGAAATACTAACAAATTTAAGGAttacatacagaaatatatgGATGAAAATTAAGGTGGGAATGATAAAACTTGCTAAATAAAGGTAGCTACTTGTTTAGTTTAGAGAAGAATCATTATATGAGATTAAAGAAATATTCAGCATTCAGACATAAATTATCATACAGTACATCACTAAAGCCTGCATATATTTTCTAGAGTCTTTTGACAGGTGTGGGATTGTGCTACTTGTCATATAACAAATTTCCTGGCAAGATGATTAATGTATACTAGCAACTTCAACAAATGTATACTCTTCTTGTTCAagcattacagagaaaaataaaaatatttgttaaaatattaacttGTTTTAAGTGTTATTGTATCTGGAATTCTGTgactaagaaaataaatgcaataaattacAAGAGCAAAATAAGGATAACGCCTCAGTAATGCAAAATTGTGGGGTAACTGATTTTTGGTTCCTTTTGTCCACATAAAAACCCAAGTGATTTAGAAGTGGTGTATTTCAGGTAGTATGCaacttatttcattttctaaaccCGATTCTTTGCATAACAGACAAGCAAGGGTCAACAGCCTTCTGGAGAAAGTACAGAAGAAGGTACTTCAAATCCTTATAAATGAGAGGAAGACCTGCTATAACACAAGACTGCTTTGAATAAAAGATGCCATATAGGATCCTATATAGGAATGGTTGCTAATGATGCtaagaatactaaaaaaaaatcctccaaaccAATAACCGTTTGCTGAAACAGAGTGCACCAAAAGTTTTAAAACGCAGTATAAGACATTATTTGTAGCATTCCTACTGTTTTCTATACCTATAATTGGTCGTGTCTGTAAGGAAAATATCAAAGCTAACAGGAAATATGAGATTGTTCTTAATGTATGCTGTACAACAGTAGTTTCCCATTACCTAAGACTGGCTACATGGGTAGGGCATACAATAGCTCCACTCCGTTTCTTTAAACTCCTCCTTCCTCATTAGTAAGCAAAATACGGCTGAAGGTAGTATAAGGCCACCTCCTCCAGGCAAACAGCTATGGGGTTCATTGCATCAACCCACGCTGGCCTGACAAGCCAGTATACAAGGGTATACAAAGGGAGTATACCCAAGCCTGTCTCACTGACACTTCTATCTTTTCTGTAGCAAGCACCAAGGCACAGGAAGTGTGGTTTTGGAAAGCATTATCCAGTATCATTCCAACAACTTACCTCCTCCACTTTGTGATCAAAGGATCAATTCAACCCCTACTGGATCTTGCTTCACCACTCCAAAAACTCCAGCTCCAATGACTATCCACCCTCCTACCCCTCATCTTCTCATCCCACTACCATTTTATGAGCCATAGTCTCTGAAAACCATCTCCTGTGGAACCTGTCACTCTGGTTTAGTGCTATTCACTCATAACCCCTAAAAGTCTAGTGTCTTCTTCACTTCTGGTAACACCTCAGTCCCTTCTACTCATTTCACTCCATTTACTCATTTCACTTACCCTCCTACTACTGTTCTATACAATTCCCAATACACAAAATCCCCTTTCAAAATCCTGAAGTTATTCAAAAGAGACATCTTATCAAACAGCTTCCTTGATCCATCTACTAAGACTATTTTCCATCATCAGTTCAACCATCTTTTCCAGCTGTCTTCCATTATCGCAGGTACTATGAGAAATGGCTGTTGTAGATTTCTCATAAATAAGGTAGGCTAAATCtgtgcagatttttattttccccagtaTAGCCAGATTACCTAAAGAAACCTCAGCAAGTGAGGAATAGGTCATCAGGAACTTTTCTGAAGCATCAAATACACAGGATTATGATGGATCATGAAATACACAAGAAAACCCATGGATCACTCTAGGCTGGGAGCTGACTGGCAGCAtagctgctttgcagaaaaggacttggggattcTGGTAGGCAGCAAGCTGAACACAAGCCACCAGTGCATCCTTGTGGCAATAAGGCCTACTGGAGTGCATTCGCACACGCACAGCTAGCGGACTAAAGGATGTGCTTATTCCCCTCTACTTGGCATTGGTGAGTCTATACCTGGGATACTACGGTTTGCTTCTTTTCTATCAATAGTACAAAAGAAATGTCAACAAACTGGAAGGAGTCCAGCCACTAATATCATCAGGGAGCCCCAACACTTGATATATGAGGAGAGCTTGAAGGAAC
Protein-coding sequences here:
- the PEX2 gene encoding peroxisome biogenesis factor 2 isoform X2, whose protein sequence is MASSIGNEKSVNPVLRISQLDALELNKALEQLVWSQFTSCFHGFKPGVFAHFEPEVKAFLWLILWRFTIYSKNATVGQAILNIQYKNNLSQTEKYQPLSKHQKLWYLIFTVGGRWLEERCYDLFSNRQLQSFCKIKRCINFGAGLLKFCELLNFLVFLQKGTFATLTERILGIRSVFCKPQSVRQVGFEYMNRELLWHGFAEFLIYLLPLINVQKLKLKISSWCLPIAGLSNSENTLTAHCKECSLCGEWPTMPHTIGCSHVFCYYCIKSNYLFDMYFTCPKCSSEVHSLQPLKDKIEMTELHA
- the PEX2 gene encoding peroxisome biogenesis factor 2 isoform X1 — translated: MQRDCTVSSWAQGVRNFFCEEMASSIGNEKSVNPVLRISQLDALELNKALEQLVWSQFTSCFHGFKPGVFAHFEPEVKAFLWLILWRFTIYSKNATVGQAILNIQYKNNLSQTEKYQPLSKHQKLWYLIFTVGGRWLEERCYDLFSNRQLQSFCKIKRCINFGAGLLKFCELLNFLVFLQKGTFATLTERILGIRSVFCKPQSVRQVGFEYMNRELLWHGFAEFLIYLLPLINVQKLKLKISSWCLPIAGLSNSENTLTAHCKECSLCGEWPTMPHTIGCSHVFCYYCIKSNYLFDMYFTCPKCSSEVHSLQPLKDKIEMTELHA